The Saccharothrix variisporea genome has a segment encoding these proteins:
- a CDS encoding cupin domain-containing protein produces the protein MSYYTGSTGEISALWRPVADVETIDRPQSQARLVAPGSTTQGQFGLFEWNMKPRAGGPSAHYHKTFSESFYVISGTVRLFNGDKWVEARSGDFLYVPEGGIHAFRNDSDEDASMLILFAPGAPREEYFRELAEIGDSGRQLSAEEWTELYARHDQYQVPEA, from the coding sequence ATGAGCTACTACACCGGGTCGACGGGTGAGATCAGCGCGCTGTGGCGGCCGGTCGCGGACGTCGAGACCATCGACCGGCCCCAGTCGCAGGCGCGGCTGGTCGCGCCGGGCAGCACCACGCAGGGCCAGTTCGGGCTGTTCGAGTGGAACATGAAGCCGCGGGCCGGTGGGCCGTCGGCGCACTACCACAAGACGTTCTCGGAGTCGTTCTACGTGATTTCCGGGACCGTGCGGCTGTTCAACGGCGACAAGTGGGTCGAGGCGCGGTCGGGCGACTTCCTGTACGTGCCGGAGGGCGGCATCCACGCGTTCCGCAACGACAGCGACGAGGACGCGTCGATGCTGATCCTGTTCGCGCCGGGGGCGCCGCGGGAGGAGTACTTCCGGGAGTTGGCGGAGATCGGCGACTCGGGGCGGCAGTTGTCGGCGGAGGAGTGGACCGAGCTGTACGCGCGGCACGACCAGTACCAGGTGCCGGAGGCCTGA
- a CDS encoding S8 family serine peptidase, translating to MINSGSRWRHRTSAALLAAVLGTTGFGFAAAPAVAQEAPNAPAPADKQLDKQDRERLAQAEANGQENVTLLVAAEEGKLDAAANDLKALGGVVESTERDVEYLKVSVPRDNAEKAAKLASVNAVDVDGLVALDDPRPDGATTPLPQKAPDAKTPRANPYMPIQDTKATQFTAEKPEWDGRGTTIAILDSGIDLDHPALSTTSTDERKVVDWYNANATNSGDGTWVKVAGRYNGSFPAGGTTYKAPATGGPYSFGLFAETAGDLGLANSETGGDLNRDGDRTDSFGVLQDVTTKEVRVDVDGDGDFTNNAPMIDYKYKKDVGHFGKDNPATPVLDTVAFVVQTDKSIYDNAGQAYVNIGIAAAAHGTHVAGITSAHEMFGGRMDGAAPGAKLMAVKVCLSTPSCTSSGLIDGVLYAARNGADVMNISIGGLPALNDGNNARAELYNRTIAEYNVQIFISAGNSGAGANTVGDPSVATDAISVGSYITSATWLSNYGSVTAQKESLHGFSSRGPREDGGFKPNIVAPGSAISTVPQWQVPGPVAGTYELPAGYAMFNGTSMAAPQATGAAALLVGAYKDEHDGQRPPVKALRDAIQSGAKWVTTLKAYEQGAGLFDVKKAWAQLAAHPNTQNVTTSVTVNTALSALLNPANTGVGIHDREGVQVGKEYTRTYTLTRTTGPEGNQVFSARWQGNDGTFSSKSSVSLPLNTPVKLDVKVKPASAGVHSAVLKLDNPATVGIDVMTLNTVFAAEQFTADNKYAVVKTGSVARNQTQSYWVYVPAGTSALKVDMVGGGEAGKGQVRFLRFDPYGVPSDTTSSTNCYNPDAGAGCAGGSPTSRTISNPIPGVWELVVEARRTSDADTAPYTLTASVLGTSVSPNPDTIASATPGVGIDRSWTVTNTLAAFNGKLAGGALGSAKIARPSIAHGARQTYDVIVPAGTTSLRATIGKPGDIAADLDLFVYNCTSGTCVIAGQQADGDSEESVTINNPAAGRWQVAVDGYDVPAGTTEYDYIDVYAAPGLGTTTTTDTNADRTAGATWTVSGVVTASAPAGEGRVLRGELTVLTAEGAVVGRGAVIVQNVA from the coding sequence GTGATCAACTCAGGAAGTCGGTGGAGACACCGCACCAGTGCGGCCTTGCTGGCCGCCGTACTGGGCACGACTGGGTTCGGCTTCGCCGCCGCTCCGGCCGTCGCGCAAGAGGCGCCGAACGCGCCCGCGCCCGCCGACAAGCAGCTCGACAAGCAGGACCGCGAACGCCTGGCCCAGGCCGAGGCCAACGGCCAGGAGAACGTGACCCTGCTGGTCGCCGCCGAAGAGGGCAAGTTGGACGCCGCGGCCAACGACCTCAAGGCGCTCGGTGGTGTCGTCGAGTCCACTGAACGCGACGTCGAGTACCTGAAGGTCTCCGTCCCGCGCGACAACGCCGAGAAGGCCGCGAAGCTGGCCTCGGTCAACGCCGTGGACGTCGACGGCCTGGTGGCGCTGGACGACCCGCGCCCCGACGGCGCCACGACCCCGTTGCCGCAGAAGGCGCCGGACGCGAAGACGCCCCGCGCCAACCCGTACATGCCCATCCAGGACACCAAGGCGACGCAGTTCACCGCCGAGAAGCCCGAATGGGACGGTCGGGGCACGACCATCGCCATCCTGGACAGCGGCATCGACCTGGACCACCCGGCCCTGTCGACCACGTCCACCGACGAGCGCAAGGTCGTCGACTGGTACAACGCCAACGCCACCAACTCCGGTGACGGCACCTGGGTGAAGGTCGCGGGCCGCTACAACGGCTCCTTCCCCGCCGGCGGCACCACCTACAAGGCGCCCGCGACCGGCGGCCCCTACAGCTTCGGCCTCTTCGCGGAGACCGCGGGCGACCTGGGCCTGGCCAACAGCGAGACCGGCGGCGACCTCAACCGCGACGGCGACCGCACCGACTCCTTCGGCGTCCTCCAGGACGTCACCACGAAGGAAGTCCGCGTCGACGTGGACGGTGACGGCGACTTCACCAACAACGCGCCGATGATCGACTACAAGTACAAGAAGGACGTCGGCCACTTCGGCAAGGACAACCCGGCCACGCCGGTGCTGGACACCGTCGCCTTCGTCGTCCAGACCGACAAGTCGATCTACGACAACGCCGGCCAGGCGTACGTCAACATCGGCATCGCGGCGGCGGCCCACGGCACGCACGTCGCGGGCATCACCTCCGCGCACGAGATGTTCGGCGGCCGGATGGACGGCGCGGCGCCCGGCGCCAAGCTGATGGCGGTCAAGGTCTGCCTGTCCACCCCGTCCTGCACCTCCTCCGGCCTGATCGACGGTGTTCTCTACGCGGCCCGCAACGGCGCCGACGTCATGAACATCTCGATTGGCGGCCTGCCGGCGCTCAACGACGGCAACAACGCCCGTGCGGAGCTCTACAACCGCACCATCGCCGAGTACAACGTCCAGATCTTCATCTCGGCGGGCAACAGCGGCGCGGGCGCGAACACGGTCGGCGACCCGTCGGTGGCCACCGACGCGATCTCCGTCGGCTCCTACATCACCAGCGCGACCTGGCTGTCCAACTACGGCTCGGTCACCGCGCAGAAGGAGAGCCTGCACGGCTTCTCCTCCCGCGGCCCGCGTGAGGACGGCGGCTTCAAGCCGAACATCGTCGCGCCCGGCTCGGCGATCTCGACCGTGCCGCAGTGGCAGGTCCCCGGCCCGGTCGCGGGCACGTACGAGCTGCCCGCCGGCTACGCCATGTTCAACGGCACGTCCATGGCCGCCCCGCAGGCGACCGGTGCCGCCGCGCTGCTCGTCGGTGCGTACAAGGACGAGCACGACGGCCAGCGTCCCCCGGTGAAGGCGCTGCGCGACGCGATCCAGTCCGGTGCCAAGTGGGTCACCACGCTCAAGGCCTACGAGCAGGGCGCGGGTCTGTTCGACGTCAAGAAGGCGTGGGCGCAGCTCGCCGCGCACCCGAACACCCAGAACGTCACCACCTCGGTGACCGTCAACACCGCGCTGTCGGCGCTGCTGAACCCGGCCAACACCGGTGTCGGCATCCACGACCGCGAGGGCGTCCAGGTCGGCAAGGAGTACACCCGCACCTACACCCTGACCCGCACCACGGGTCCCGAGGGCAACCAGGTGTTCTCCGCGCGCTGGCAGGGCAACGACGGCACGTTCTCGTCCAAGTCGTCGGTCAGCCTGCCGCTGAACACGCCGGTCAAGCTCGACGTCAAGGTCAAGCCGGCCTCGGCGGGCGTGCACTCGGCCGTGCTGAAGCTCGACAACCCGGCCACCGTCGGCATCGACGTGATGACCCTGAACACCGTCTTCGCGGCCGAGCAGTTCACCGCGGACAACAAGTACGCGGTGGTCAAGACCGGTTCCGTGGCCCGCAACCAGACCCAGAGCTACTGGGTGTACGTGCCCGCCGGCACCAGCGCGCTGAAGGTCGACATGGTCGGCGGCGGCGAGGCCGGCAAGGGCCAGGTCCGGTTCCTGCGCTTCGACCCGTACGGCGTGCCGAGCGACACCACGTCGTCGACCAACTGCTACAACCCCGACGCGGGCGCGGGCTGCGCCGGCGGCTCCCCGACGAGCCGCACGATCAGCAACCCGATCCCCGGCGTGTGGGAGCTCGTGGTCGAGGCCCGGCGCACGTCCGACGCCGACACCGCCCCGTACACGCTGACCGCGTCCGTGCTGGGCACCTCGGTCTCGCCGAACCCCGACACCATCGCCTCGGCGACCCCGGGCGTCGGCATCGACCGCAGCTGGACGGTGACCAACACCCTGGCCGCGTTCAACGGCAAGCTCGCCGGCGGCGCGCTGGGCAGCGCGAAGATCGCCCGCCCGTCCATCGCCCACGGCGCCCGCCAGACCTACGACGTGATCGTGCCCGCGGGCACCACGTCGCTGCGGGCGACCATCGGCAAGCCGGGTGACATCGCCGCCGACCTCGACCTGTTCGTCTACAACTGCACCTCCGGCACCTGCGTCATCGCCGGCCAGCAGGCGGACGGCGACTCGGAGGAGTCGGTGACGATCAACAACCCGGCGGCGGGCCGCTGGCAGGTCGCGGTGGACGGCTACGACGTGCCCGCCGGCACGACGGAGTACGACTACATCGACGTCTACGCCGCTCCGGGCCTGGGCACCACCACCACGACCGACACCAACGCCGACCGCACGGCCGGCGCGACCTGGACCGTGTCCGGCGTCGTGACGGCGTCGGCCCCGGCCGGCGAAGGCCGCGTCCTGCGCGGCGAACTGACGGTCCTGACCGCTGAGGGCGCCGTCGTCGGCCGCGGTGCGGTGATCGTGCAGAACGTCGCCTGA